The genomic window TCGCCGGGTCGTCGTTGGCGGTGATGAGCGGCTACCGCTTCGTGCTCGAGGCCCGTAAGGCGGGCAAACGCGTCGCCGTGATCAACGGCGGGCCGGGCCGCGGCGACGCGAAGGCGGACACGGTGTGGCGCACCCGCGTGGGTCCGGCCTTCGACGATCTGTTGGACGCGCTCGAGCTATAAGGGTTTTCGCGTACTTTGGGGCGCACACCGCACACCTCAATGAAAGGCCCTGGCCATGCTCCGCCTCGAACAGATGGTGAACTTCGTCCGCGACGGCTACCTTTTCGCCTCCCGCACCCGCAGCCGCGCCGGCGTGGCGCCCGACTCCCACGAACCCGTCGCCCTGCGCATGATGGGAAGCCGCGCCGTCTTGGTCCGCGGGGAAGAAGGCGTGCGCGCCTTCTACGACACCGACCGCATGCAGCGCGACGGCGCCATGCCCGCCTTCATCCGCGGCCCCCTCTTCGGCCCCGGGGCGGTGCACGGCCTCGACGGGGAAGAACACGCCGTGCGCAAAAACGCGCTGGCCGACATGGCCTACGACGATGACCGCGTCGAAAGCTTCAAGACACTCGTCGCCGAGGAACTCGAGACCATCCTCGCCGGATGGCGCGGCGGCTCCGGCACCGTCCACGAGGACACCGCCCTGGCCTACGGGCGCGCCGCCCTCCGCTGGGCCGGCCTACCGATCTCCACGAAGGAGATGGACCGCCAGATCCGCCGCATGCACCGCCTGCTGGACAACTTCGGCCAACCGTCGCGCAACGTCATCGGCTGGATCGAGCGCTACCGCCTCGACAAGTGGGCCGGGCAGCTGATCACCGACGTGCGCTCCGGCAAGGTCCAGGCCGAGCCGGACTCCGTGCTCTCCCA from Corynebacterium maris DSM 45190 includes these protein-coding regions:
- a CDS encoding cytochrome P450, producing MLRLEQMVNFVRDGYLFASRTRSRAGVAPDSHEPVALRMMGSRAVLVRGEEGVRAFYDTDRMQRDGAMPAFIRGPLFGPGAVHGLDGEEHAVRKNALADMAYDDDRVESFKTLVAEELETILAGWRGGSGTVHEDTALAYGRAALRWAGLPISTKEMDRQIRRMHRLLDNFGQPSRNVIGWIERYRLDKWAGQLITDVRSGKVQAEPDSVLSHMADLRGPDGELVDARTAGVELQNLTRPTVAVARFAAFAATALVDHPEWVARIRTAAGENLIDVPEATAFAQEVRRTYPFVPMLPAKAKEDTEISGCPVKKGQRVLLDFVGTLTSPKEWEDAGSFNPERFLEVDDAEDLVAFIPQGGGDVRAGHRCPGEKIAVTALSAAVAALCRPGVHISGETEDRTFPWTQMLTRPSTGVRVSA